The stretch of DNA CAATAAACCAAACACCTCTTTATTCAATTCGGTTTCGTTGGTACGAATAATTTGCAATCGATTTTCTACCAAATTTTTAATGCTCGGATCGGGATCTATGGCACGAATATCGAAAGCTACATTGGGTGCCGCCAACACACCGGAAAGTTTCATGAGTAATTTCACTGGAATGCGGCTTCGGGCACGGGTTTCGGCCTCACTTTGCTGAGAAGTGCCCGAAGTAGTGCTATGCTCAAAGAAATCGCTAATTAAATCGTAGGTAGAAGTACGCACGCTATACACAGCATCTACATTTAATTGTGCTTGGTATATATCGCCCGTAAAATTGATACTGCCGCCCGGCTCTATTTGAAAGCGTTTATTTATGATGTTTTGAAGTGTAAACAAATAATCGCCCTTTGCAACTTCATAAGTTCCATACATGGTTACATTACCCGCTTTCGGAATTTCAAGTTTAATGTTTCCTTTTCCGATACTTGAAAGAATATCGCCAGCAACGGGATCTAGCACAATATCAATCCTTCCATCGGGTGTGGCTTCCAGTTCAAGAATAAAGGTGAGTCCATTTAATTTCAACTTCTGCTTAGCTTCAATTTTTAATGAATCGGCCTTCTTATCTACAAACTGAAAGAATGAATAGCGGCTTGTTTCTTTCGTATTCCTAATAGGTAAATTCACATGTGTGCCGGGCATTGTTTTTACATTGGCACGAATGGTAAGATCGTTGAACAATCCCTTAAAATTGACACTTCCTGCCGCAAATGCTTTACCATAAAAAACAGGATTCAGTTTCTCATCGGTATTCAGCATCATGGCATTAAATGTATTTACCCGAAGATCTATTCCGAAGTTTTTAAACCATGAATGATATATTTTACCGTTGGCAATGGCTTTGTTATGCTCATTGTTGTTTATATCCTGAATGATTAGATGGTTGATATTGATATTGTTTTCTGTAAGCAGTACTTCTTGGTTGCGTATTGAATAGCGTGTATTTAAATAGCTTACAGTAGTAGCAGCCGTGTCTATTTTCATACTTCCGGTAAGTGCCAGTTTGGGCATTACACCTTGCAATCGCAACTTACCGGTAGCTGTGCCATAAGTATTTTTTACATACGGTTTAAAGTATGGATAATTTAAAAAATCGAGCGACAACTTGCGTAAGTCGAATGCCAGATTCAACTCCGGCTTGCTTCTATCTAAAGAGTAATAACCATAGCCACGTATATCGTTTCCATTTTCTTGCACCTGAGTGTTTACTACAATTCTGTTGCGTGCCTGCTCCAGTTCGCTCTGTAAGGCAATATTGCCTATGCTTACTTCGCCAAGTTTTACGTTTGATGCCACAACATTGGCAATAATGGAAGGCGTATAAAATATATCTTCAATTTTGGCCACGCCATTTATTTCGGCACTAATACCGGCATCTTTAGGCATAAACAATTTGGTAAAATCGCTCAGCACCATTTTGTTTAAATTGATATTAAACGAAGTTGAAGTATCGTTCTTTAAATACGCATCGAGCGAAATACTTTGCTCGTTGCTAGCAAATACAAAATTTTTAGAAGTAATTTTTTTACCACTTACTTCAATTTCATTGTTGGGAGAAAATTGCCATAGTTTATCTGAAAGCCATACTTCGGAAGGGCGCATCTGCATTTTTAAACTATTGCTCTGCGGGAAAAGATCGGCAGTTAAATTCATCTTGTTTTTATGATGCTTATCTAATGCAAACACCTTCAATAAAAAGCCATTTATTTCGTTGTGAGCTTCTATTTGTAAACTATCCACCATTAAACTATCGCCCACGTAAATATTATCGCAATTGAGGTAGGTGTCTAACTCTTTACCAATAATACCCGATAAGATAGTTGTGCGTTGGATATTCATTTTTCCCCATTGCAATTCGGGTATAAAACCGTTGAGCGAAATTTGGCTAAGTCGTGAACTTACGGTTCCCTGAATTTTTGAATTGCGGATTAGTTTAAAATCCGGATGAATAAATTGAGTAAGTACGCCTGGTTCGTAAATGCGTGCCGCAAATGAAAACTCTTCGGTACTAAAACTTTCCATTCTAAATGCTGTATTTTCTGTAAAGGTTCGCTCCACAATATGTTTCAGCGTAGGAATTAGTTTAGAAAAACTGTAGTGTCCTTCAATTTCCACTTCGGCTACTTTGCTCTTTAGGAGTAGCGACTTTTTCCTGTTGTCTTCGTTATAGGCTTGCAGTTGAACAAAATCTACAAAAGCGCTAGTATCTTTATTTGCCAAACGTAAATTTCTAAGTACGATGGTTCCTGCAATATCATCAATATTTTTCCCCGTAATGTTACTCGATAAATCAGCGCCTACAGTTAATTCCTGCTTGCTTAGATTGAGTGCCTTTAAATTGGCATTGCGAATAGTAGAAGTGAAATTAAACTCCGGTTCTGCCTTGTTTAAATTTGCCATTCCATCGAAATCAAAATCTATGTTCTCATCGTGTATGCAAAGTTTCCCAACAAAGGTTCTTTTTTTTAAAACACCATTTACGGTAGCATTTCGGTAGTTATACTGTTTCAAAAAGATACTCTTTACGGTACCGTTTATTTGCGCTTCTATTTCATCTAATTTTAATCCTTTCCCGTTTATATCTGCCACAGCAGTAATAGTTCCCAACATAGATTCGTTTCCGGTAAACTTTCCTAGATCGAAATCATGTAAGGCTAAATTTCCTTTATAGGAGGCTTCGTTTGTTTTCTTATTGTACCTAAAATTTAAATCGGTAGTGGCAGAGCCTATTGCAGTGTTGAACTTGCCTTGCGAAAAAATATCGGTTAAAAATCCATCGAGATTACCTGTAAAACTAATATTACCCAAACGTGCAATGTTTTCCGGAATTTTTACTGAAGGTATGAGTGCTTGAATATCTTTTACATTAGTAGTAAGTTTTGCCACTCGCAAGTTCAGCGATGTTTCAAAAACATCGGGCAAACCATACGTAAAAAAGTTTCCTTTAAAGTAAGTATTGGAACCCGTTTTAAGTTCCATATCTCT from Chitinophagales bacterium encodes:
- a CDS encoding translocation/assembly module TamB domain-containing protein is translated as MIVVNIPTVQNYCARKTAELLSEKLNTEVKIGAFKLTFSRNILLEDVLVRDYSNDTMIAARKVDVHFSGRALLRKEILVKGIALEGAYFHLQKDTNGKLNLNEVFSLKKSKKKKKSSPLNVRVEVQEIGLLHTHFDYTDKKGGTIVRVNVGRMLAKLNDLGLASGRMNLHSLTIVNPIVDIVINPLQPKKPSDTLKPVHFMIGDLKIDFGRVLITNAQVLINNIQKPVNPIGMDYNHLDIRAINLNVTKGTLSRDTIIASIRQLSAREKCGLVLSNLRAEARVTPNEIECKKLMLQTPGSQLSNYVYLQYSHFNDFTKFITKVRMKGDFKHSKVALKDVNFFAKKLHAIEHNTIQLAGKIDGRVNNLRGRDMELKTGSNTYFKGNFFTYGLPDVFETSLNLRVAKLTTNVKDIQALIPSVKIPENIARLGNISFTGNLDGFLTDIFSQGKFNTAIGSATTDLNFRYNKKTNEASYKGNLALHDFDLGKFTGNESMLGTITAVADINGKGLKLDEIEAQINGTVKSIFLKQYNYRNATVNGVLKKRTFVGKLCIHDENIDFDFDGMANLNKAEPEFNFTSTIRNANLKALNLSKQELTVGADLSSNITGKNIDDIAGTIVLRNLRLANKDTSAFVDFVQLQAYNEDNRKKSLLLKSKVAEVEIEGHYSFSKLIPTLKHIVERTFTENTAFRMESFSTEEFSFAARIYEPGVLTQFIHPDFKLIRNSKIQGTVSSRLSQISLNGFIPELQWGKMNIQRTTILSGIIGKELDTYLNCDNIYVGDSLMVDSLQIEAHNEINGFLLKVFALDKHHKNKMNLTADLFPQSNSLKMQMRPSEVWLSDKLWQFSPNNEIEVSGKKITSKNFVFASNEQSISLDAYLKNDTSTSFNINLNKMVLSDFTKLFMPKDAGISAEINGVAKIEDIFYTPSIIANVVASNVKLGEVSIGNIALQSELEQARNRIVVNTQVQENGNDIRGYGYYSLDRSKPELNLAFDLRKLSLDFLNYPYFKPYVKNTYGTATGKLRLQGVMPKLALTGSMKIDTAATTVSYLNTRYSIRNQEVLLTENNININHLIIQDINNNEHNKAIANGKIYHSWFKNFGIDLRVNTFNAMMLNTDEKLNPVFYGKAFAAGSVNFKGLFNDLTIRANVKTMPGTHVNLPIRNTKETSRYSFFQFVDKKADSLKIEAKQKLKLNGLTFILELEATPDGRIDIVLDPVAGDILSSIGKGNIKLEIPKAGNVTMYGTYEVAKGDYLFTLQNIINKRFQIEPGGSINFTGDIYQAQLNVDAVYSVRTSTYDLISDFFEHSTTSGTSQQSEAETRARSRIPVKLLMKLSGVLAAPNVAFDIRAIDPDPSIKNLVENRLQIIRTNETELNKEVFGLLVMNRFLPPGNTLNNSMGTESIGGGVANTLGEFVSSQLSLYLNNFFSNFVNDFDVNFGYRQYNQQGATASGDDAALDTRRELQLALTKRFFNDRLSLSAGGNVDFGNTTVIDNTGTGTSRVATANVAGDFQLEYKLDKEGTWRAKVFNRTDYDNFNLRNRNRTGVGITFRKDFDKFKELFKKKKKKKKAANTTPDAEIKEDEELPETD